Part of the Woronichinia naegeliana WA131 genome, GGCAGGTCACTTAATCCATGTGGCTATTCCAGAATCTCGTGGTCAGCACGTCGGTTGGGATAACTTCCTCTCCACGCCTCCTCACCCCGCAGGTTTACTGCCCTTCTTTACGGGTAATTGGGGAGTCTATGCAGCAAATCCTGATACCGCTAACCATGTATTTGGAACTTCTCAAGGCGCGGGTTCTGCGATTCTCACCTTCCTCGGTGGTTTCCATCCCCAAACTGAGGCTCTGTGGTTGACGGATATTGCTCATCACCATCTGGCGATCGCTGTTATCTTCATTGTGGCTGGTCATATGTACCGCACCAACTGGGGAATCGGTCACAGCATTAAAGAAATTCTTAATGCTCACAAAGGCCCTTTAACGGGTGAAGGTCACAAAAATCTGTATGACACCATCAATAATTCCCTCCACTTCCAGTTAGGTTTAGCCCTAGCGAGTTTAGGGGTTATTACTTCCTTGGTGGCTCAGCATATGTACTCTTTGCCTTCCTATGCTTTCATTGCTAAGGACTACACCACCCAAGCGGCTCTTTACACCCATCACCAGTATATTGCTGGCTTCCTGATGGTTGGTGCATTTGCTCATGGTGCGATCTTCTTTGTTCGTGACTACGATCCCGTTGCTAACAAAAATAATGTGTTGGCACGGATGTTGGATCACAAGGAAGCTCTAATCTCCCACTTAAGCTGGGTAACGCTTTTCCTCGGTTTCCATACCTTAGGTCTCTACGTTCATAACGATGTTGTGGTTGCCTTTGGAACCCCTGAAAAGCAAATCCTGATTGAACCCGTATTTGCTCAATGGATTCAAGCGGCTCACGGTAAACTCCTCTACGGTTTTGACGTACTGCTTTCTAATCCTGACAGTGTTGCTTATACCGCTTACCCTAACTATGGCAATGTCTGGTTAACCGGTTGGTTAGATGCAATTAACAGTGGCAAAAACTCTTTGTTCCTGCCCATTGGCCCCGGTGACTTCCTCGTCCACCATGCGATCGCGTTAGGGTTACACACAACTACCCTAATTCTGGTTAAAGGTGCTTTGGATGCTCGCGGTTCCAAGTTAATGCCCGACAAAAAAGACTTCGGTTATGCCTTCCCTTGTGATGGCCCCGGTCGTGGCGGTACTTGCGATATCTCTGCTTGGGATTCCTTCTACCTTGCTATGTTCTGGATGCTCAATACCTTGGGCTGGTTAACCTTCTACTGGCACTGGAAACACCTCGGTGTTTGGTCTGGCAACGTTGCTCAGTTCAACGAAAATTCTACCTACCTGATGGGTTGGTTCCGCGATTATCTCTGGGCTAATTCGGCTCAGTTGATCAACGGTTACAATCCCTACGGTGTGAACAACCTCTCGGTTTGGGCTTGGATGTTCCTCTTCGGACACTTGGTCTGGGCGACTGGATTTATGTTCCTAATCTCTTGGCGCGGTTATTGGCAAGAGTTAATCGAAACAATCGTTTGGGCTCACGAGCGCACTCCTCTAGCGAACCTGGTTCGTTGGAAAGACAAGCCCGTTGCTCTCTCCATTGTTCAAGCTCGCTTAGTTGGTTTAGCACACTTCACTGTTGGCTATATCCTCACCTATGCTGCGTTCCTAATTGCTTCTACGGCTGGTAAGTTCGGTTAAACGACGACTGGTTTCAGGTGATTAAAGCTTTCCCCTGCCTTCATCGGTGGGGGATTTGCTTTGGGAAGGCGAAAAGCTATTTTTTCCTGATGTTCCAATCATAGAGTACAAAAATGAATCTGTTAGACTAACAGTGGATTGGGTTTTATGGAGTCGTAACGATGACAACTTCCCCGACATATTCTCTTTTTG contains:
- the psaB gene encoding photosystem I core protein PsaB; its protein translation is MATKFPKFSQDLAQDPTTRRIWYGIATAHDFETHDGMTEENLYQKIFASHFGHIAIIFLWTSGTLFHVAWQGNFEQWIKDPLNIRPIAHAIWDPHFGEGALNAFTQAGASNPVNISYSGVYHWFYTIGMTTNQELYQGAVFLLILASLFLFAGWLHLQPKFRPSLAWFKNAESRLNHHLAGLFGVSSLAWAGHLIHVAIPESRGQHVGWDNFLSTPPHPAGLLPFFTGNWGVYAANPDTANHVFGTSQGAGSAILTFLGGFHPQTEALWLTDIAHHHLAIAVIFIVAGHMYRTNWGIGHSIKEILNAHKGPLTGEGHKNLYDTINNSLHFQLGLALASLGVITSLVAQHMYSLPSYAFIAKDYTTQAALYTHHQYIAGFLMVGAFAHGAIFFVRDYDPVANKNNVLARMLDHKEALISHLSWVTLFLGFHTLGLYVHNDVVVAFGTPEKQILIEPVFAQWIQAAHGKLLYGFDVLLSNPDSVAYTAYPNYGNVWLTGWLDAINSGKNSLFLPIGPGDFLVHHAIALGLHTTTLILVKGALDARGSKLMPDKKDFGYAFPCDGPGRGGTCDISAWDSFYLAMFWMLNTLGWLTFYWHWKHLGVWSGNVAQFNENSTYLMGWFRDYLWANSAQLINGYNPYGVNNLSVWAWMFLFGHLVWATGFMFLISWRGYWQELIETIVWAHERTPLANLVRWKDKPVALSIVQARLVGLAHFTVGYILTYAAFLIASTAGKFG